A region of Mycteria americana isolate JAX WOST 10 ecotype Jacksonville Zoo and Gardens chromosome 11, USCA_MyAme_1.0, whole genome shotgun sequence DNA encodes the following proteins:
- the PRRT3 gene encoding proline-rich transmembrane protein 3: MAAARLVTWGLLLAAGVPAGARGTLTAGPSPGGTPQQGRVPLHGPAWGQQRPGPSPAWEASGEPSGAGAPGSERWGAGSPVHWSPPPQAGDATGAPLGTETTVAGAGTGAWRDGSAAPAVAEEPLVAWRGHEAEGQDSPRGGTWLPHGSVPGTPGPEVPTDTGPGSPGPPWAGQGPSLAGQSATGLASTPVPRPTVSTITLAPVPAAGTGTGTADAHTGGQPVAGGPMVALALPRGTELTLASSQLGPPGTVPVPQATGTGPAWSPHTSPGSTQPVGTQGVLGGPPSPSPALPSSAARLPTTAPTWGLAEPRTRVLLAHQRSTRRALLSRTTASPGDAAPRTDPGPMGQRGPQPAPGAAFGTGPALPPASSTAPSGTPGTGLLPEEDVGSPQRVRGAVGPASAPNATEAAPRPTVHPATGTPGTRHSDTPGMQPPAHGTAAPSATWRQAGVTPQPAPRHPSTPQPQPSRPPAPGANGTGLRWAELRQRLGFAWEAHVYGAAAIFLLLALGCLAGLAGAAALRPPHLPHVLGAHGLLLAACLLRATFLLLDPYGARGRLPPRALLLLSTAPFPLLLGAFALLLQRLQRLAQLRLLPARLRGLPALGAAAALQSAVLGAADLLPPRLGPAAGLGLQALGCGAGALLLLGGFWGCWRVLRAPREGPGGSGGPGPRWGARALLAAAIAGLPVCGLQLYSALWLRGVLAAPGRFSRPGWAAQLWLRVGELGTALALLAAAAAPLCCQCHRRSPAGHSCWAKALRYFCTGHKAEAPEYPNNCYDWAGGSAGSTGPERAPTGDISKSLIRNPAEQLPLRALKDSNEAWAAAAGTTGMPGLSPKCPNAVAARSCAAFEQGSSPSLGELAFRPPSPIDLRRSIDQALCRRHLLHDGLFGHPRRGSGASLHGSAETPGLGRMVRCSSLTELPGPRQTPGTVTVTVTASASSLESSSLKISWNPWRHGLSSPDSLPLDEAPSRAPLLVPAVPPAWEREGPRAFPALGKAADTRSLSSDTIEL, from the exons ATGGCTGCAGCACGGCTCGTCACCTGGGGGCTGCTCCTGGCCGCTGGGGTCCCCGCTGGGGCCCGGGGGACGCTGACGGCGGGGCCGTCCCCAGGTGGGACCCCGCAGCAGGGCAGGGTCCCCCTGCAcggccctgcctggggacagcagcgGCCGGGCCCGTCCCCTGCCTGGGAGGCGTCGGGGGAGCCGAGCGGTGCCGGGGCCCCCGGGAGCGAGCGctggggggccggcagccccgtgCACTGGTCCCCACCGCCGCAGGCAGGGGATGCCACCGGGGCACCCCTGGGGACGGAAACCACCGTGGCAGGCGCTGGCACCGGGGCCTGGCGGGacggcagcgcagccccggctgTGGCGGAGGAGCCCCTCGTCGCCTGGCGAGGACACGAGGCCGAAGGCCAGGACAGCCCCCGGGGGGGGACCTGGCTGCCTCATGGCTCCGTGCCGGGGACGCCAGGCCCCGAGGTGCCCACGGACACGGGGCCtggctccccggggccgccctgggcagggcagggcccgtCCCTGGCCGGGCAGAGTGCCACCGGGCTAGCCAGCACCCCCGTCCCTCGGCCGACCGTGTCCACCATCACCCTGGCCCccgtgccagcagcagggacagggacggggacagcagATGCCCACACAGGGGGACAGCCAGTGGCGGGGGGACCCATGGTAGCCCTGGCCCTCCCTCGGGGCACAGAGCTCACTCTGGCCAGCAGCCAGCTGGGCCCACCGGGCACTGTCCCCGTGCCCCAGGCGACGGGCACCGGGCCAGCCTGGAGTCCCCACACCAGCCCCGGCTCCACGCAGCCAGTGGGCACGCAGGGGGTCCTAGGggggccccccagcccctccccggctctgcccagctctgccgcACGGTTGCCCACCACAGCCCCGACCTGGGGGCTGGCCGAGCCCCGGACCCGGGTGCTCCTGGCCCACCAGCGCAGCACCCGGAGAGCCCTGCTCAGCCGCACCACCGCCAGCCCTGGGGACGCAGCCCCTCGCACGGACCCTGGGCCGatggggcagcggggaccccagcccgccccgggggctgcctTCGGCaccggccccgcgctgccgcccgcctccAGCACGGCCCCCTCCGGCACCCCCGGCACAG GGCTGCTGCCCGAGGAGGACGTCGGCTCCCCGCAGCGGGTCCGGGGTGCCGTGGGCCCCGCCAGCGCCCCGAATGCCACCGAGGCTGCCCCGCGGCCGACGGTGCATCCCGCCACAGGGACACCCGGGACCAGGCACTCAG acaccccagggatgcagccccccgCCCACGGCACCGCAGCCCCCTCGGCCACGTGGCGGCAGGCAGGGGTGACACCGCAGCCGGCCCCCCGGCATCCGTCCACGCCGCAGCCGCAGCCCAGCCGCCCCCCGGCACCAGGGGCCAACGGGACGGGGCTGCGCTGGGCCGAGCTGCGGCAACGGCTGGGCTTCGCCTGGGAGGCCCACGTCTACGGCGCGGCCGCCATCTTcctgctgctggcgctgggctGCCTGGCCGGGCTGGCAGGGGCGGCCGCCCTGCGtcccccccacctgccccacgTTTTAGGGGCccatgggctgctgctggccgCCTGCCTGCTGCGGGCCACCTTCCTGCTGCTGGACCCCTATGGGGCGCGGGGCCGCCTGCCCCCCCGGGCCCTTCTGCTGCTCAGCACGGCCCCCTTCCCCCTGCTGCTCGGCGCCTTCGCCCTCCTGCTCCAGCGGCTCCAGCGCCTGGCCCAGCTCCGGCTGCTGCCGGCCCGGCTCAGGGGGCTGCCGGCActgggggccgccgccgccctgcaGAGCGCGGTGCTGGGGGCCGCCGACCTGCTCCCCCCCCGGctgggccccgccgccgggctggggctgcaggcgctgggctgcggggccggggccctgctgctgctggggggcttCTGGGGGTGCTGGCGGGTGCTGCGGGCACCCCGGGAGGGACcagggggcagcggggggccagGGCCGCGGTGGGGGGCCCGGGCGCTGCTGGCAGCGGCGATAGCGGGGCTGCCGGTCTGCGGGCTGCAGCTCTACAGTGCCCTGTGGCTGCGGGGGGTCCTGGCCGCCCCCGGGCGCTTCTCCCGGCCCGGCTGGGCGGCACAGCTCTGGCTGCGGGTCGGCGAGCTGGGCACAGCGCTGGCACTGCTggcggctgccgccgcgccgctgTGCTGCCAGTGCCACCGCCGGAGCCCTGCCGGCCACTCCTGCTGGGCCAAGGCGCTGCGGTACTTCTGCACCGGCCACAAAGCTGAGGCACCCGAGTACCCCAACAACTGCTACGActgggccggcggcagcgccggcagcaCCGGCCCGGAGCGGGCACCCACCGGCGACATCTCCAAGAGCCTCATCCGCAACCCGGCGGAGCAGCTGCCCCTGCGGGCGCTCAAGGACAGCAACGAGGCCTGGGCGGCTGCCGCCGGCACCACCGGGATGCCGGGGCTGAGCCCCAAGTGTCCCAACGCGGTGGCCGCCCGCTCCTGCGCTGCCTTCGAGCAGGGCTCGTCCCCCTCGCTGGGGGAGCTGGCCTTCCGCCCGCCGTCCCCCATCGACCTGCGCCGCAGCATCGACCAGGCGCTGTGCCGCCGGCACCTCCTGCACGACGGCCTCTTCGGCCACCCTCGCCGCGGCTCCGGCGCCTCGCTGCACGGCTCCGCCGAGACCCCCGGCTTGGGGCGCATGGTGCGGTGCAGCTCGCTGACAGAgctgcccggcccccggcagACCCCTGGCACCGTCACCGTCACCGTCACCGCCTCGGCCAGCTCGCTGGAGAGCAGCTCGCTGAAGATCAGCTGGAACCCCTGGCGCCATGGGCTGTCCTCGCCCGACAGCCTGCCCCTGGACGAGGCGCCCAGCCGGGCCCCCCTCCTGGtgcccgccgtgccccccgcctGGGAGCGCGAGGGCCCCCGCGCCTTCCCGGCCCTCGGCAAGGCGGCAGACACCCGCAGCCTCTCCAGTGACACCATCGAGCTCTGA
- the CRELD1 gene encoding protein disulfide isomerase CRELD1 isoform X1, protein MGPRRPRAAALLPVPARRGGAGLGGTLLGAALLGGVLLGAARAHPDPAGAEPCRACRGLADSFSRGLERTEHEGFGGGNTAWEEEKLAKYQHSETRLLEVLEGVCAPSDFACHQLLERSEEHVEQWWFHERQQHPDFFRWLCVDRLALCCPPGTYGPDCRPCAGGPQQPCSGNGRCDGDGTRHGTGLCVCSPGYGGPFCAECGDGYYEASRNKSHLVCAECYRACGRCTGPEDSSCLRCKRGWVLHEHRCIDIDECGTEMAHCRANQFCVNTEGSYECRDCSTACIGCMGAGPARCKKCNKGYWRDGAKCLDVDECASAEEPVCTGAQEVCENTEGSYRCVCARGHVRQDGHCVEDKPPDAPEKGFFDDVTEDEVVVLQQMFFGVMICALATLAAKGDMVFTAIFIGAVAAMAGYWLSDRSDRVLDGFMKGR, encoded by the exons atggggccgcggcggccccgggcggccgcgctgctgccggtgccggcccggcgggggggggccgggctgggggggaccctgcTGGGGGCCGCCCTCCTCGGGGGGGTCCTGCTGGGGGCCGCCCGCGCCCACCCGGACCCGGCCGGGGCCGAGCCCTGCCGAGCCTGCCGCGGCCTCGCCGACAGCTTCAGcagg GGCCTGGAGCGGACGGAGCACGAGGGCTTCGGTGGGGGCAACAcggcctgggaggaggagaagctggcCAAGTACCAGCACAG cgAGACCCGtctgctggaggtgctggagggtgtcTGTGCCCCCTCGGACTTCGCTTGCCACCAGCTGCTGGAGCGGAGCGAGGAGCACGTGGAGCAGTGGTGGTTCCACGA gcggCAGCAGCACCCCGACTTCTTCCGATGGCTGTGCGTGGACAGGCTGGCACTCTGCTGCCCGCCCGGCACCTACGGCCCCGACTGCCGGC CCTGCGCTGGCgggccccagcagccctgcagcggGAACGGGCGATGCGACGGTGACGGCACGCGCCACGGCACCGGCCTGTGCGTCTGCAGCCCGGGCTACGGTGGCCCCTTTTGCGCCGAGTGCGGTGACGGCTACTATGAGGCCTCGCGGAACAAGAGCCACCTGGTATGTGCCG AGTGCTACCGGGCGTGTGGGCGCTGCACGGGGCCGGAGGACTCCAGCTGCCTTCGCTGCAagaggggctgggtgctgcacGAGCACCGCTGCATCG ACATCGACGAGTGTGGCACGGAGATGGCACACTGCCGAGCCAACCAGTTCTGCGTCAACACGGAGGGCTCCTACGAGTGCCGAG ACTGCTCCACGGCTTGCATTGGCTGTATGGGTGCCGGGCCGGCTCGCTGCAAGAAATGCAACAAGGGCTACTGGCGGGACGGGGCCAAGTGCCTGG ACGTGGACGAGTGTGCCAGCGCCGAGGAGCCGGTGTGCACGGGGGCACAGGAGGTGTGTGAGAACACAGAGGGCAGCTACCGCTGCGTCTGCGCCCGCGGCCACGTCCGGCAGGACGGGCACTGCGTGGAGGACAAGCCCCCCG ACGCCCCAGAGAAGGGCTTCTTTGATGACGTGACGGAGGACGAGGTGGTGGTGCTGCAGCAGATGTTCTTCGGCGTGATGATCTGCGCCCTCGCCACGCTGGCCGCCAAGGGCGACATGGTCTTCACCGCCATCTTCATCGGTGCCGTGGCCGCCATGGCCGGCTACTGGCTCTCCGACCGCAGCGACCGTGTCCTCGATGGCTTCATGAAGGGCAGATAG
- the CRELD1 gene encoding protein disulfide isomerase CRELD1 isoform X2, whose protein sequence is MGPRRPRAAALLPVPARRGGAGLGGTLLGAALLGGVLLGAARAHPDPAGAEPCRACRGLADSFSRGLERTEHEGFGGGNTAWEEEKLAKYQHSETRLLEVLEGVCAPSDFACHQLLERSEEHVEQWWFHERQQHPDFFRWLCVDRLALCCPPGTYGPDCRPCAGGPQQPCSGNGRCDGDGTRHGTGLCVCSPGYGGPFCAECGDGYYEASRNKSHLSATGRVGAARGRRTPAAFAARGAGCCTSTAASTSTSVARRWHTAEPTSSASTRRAPTSAETAPRLALAVWVPGRLAARNATRATGGTGPSAWTWTSVPAPRSRCARGHRRCVRTQRAATAASAPAATSGRTGTAWRTSPPTPQRRASLMT, encoded by the exons atggggccgcggcggccccgggcggccgcgctgctgccggtgccggcccggcgggggggggccgggctgggggggaccctgcTGGGGGCCGCCCTCCTCGGGGGGGTCCTGCTGGGGGCCGCCCGCGCCCACCCGGACCCGGCCGGGGCCGAGCCCTGCCGAGCCTGCCGCGGCCTCGCCGACAGCTTCAGcagg GGCCTGGAGCGGACGGAGCACGAGGGCTTCGGTGGGGGCAACAcggcctgggaggaggagaagctggcCAAGTACCAGCACAG cgAGACCCGtctgctggaggtgctggagggtgtcTGTGCCCCCTCGGACTTCGCTTGCCACCAGCTGCTGGAGCGGAGCGAGGAGCACGTGGAGCAGTGGTGGTTCCACGA gcggCAGCAGCACCCCGACTTCTTCCGATGGCTGTGCGTGGACAGGCTGGCACTCTGCTGCCCGCCCGGCACCTACGGCCCCGACTGCCGGC CCTGCGCTGGCgggccccagcagccctgcagcggGAACGGGCGATGCGACGGTGACGGCACGCGCCACGGCACCGGCCTGTGCGTCTGCAGCCCGGGCTACGGTGGCCCCTTTTGCGCCGAGTGCGGTGACGGCTACTATGAGGCCTCGCGGAACAAGAGCCACCTG AGTGCTACCGGGCGTGTGGGCGCTGCACGGGGCCGGAGGACTCCAGCTGCCTTCGCTGCAagaggggctgggtgctgcacGAGCACCGCTGCATCG ACATCGACGAGTGTGGCACGGAGATGGCACACTGCCGAGCCAACCAGTTCTGCGTCAACACGGAGGGCTCCTACGAGTGCCGAG ACTGCTCCACGGCTTGCATTGGCTGTATGGGTGCCGGGCCGGCTCGCTGCAAGAAATGCAACAAGGGCTACTGGCGGGACGGGGCCAAGTGCCTGG ACGTGGACGAGTGTGCCAGCGCCGAGGAGCCGGTGTGCACGGGGGCACAGGAGGTGTGTGAGAACACAGAGGGCAGCTACCGCTGCGTCTGCGCCCGCGGCCACGTCCGGCAGGACGGGCACTGCGTGGAGGACAAGCCCCCCG ACGCCCCAGAGAAGGGCTTCTTTGATGACGTGA
- the IL17RC gene encoding interleukin-17 receptor C, with protein MGPAPVPAGPRALPAVPGRGARPRVGAGAGRPHPGAVAGAALGPGCPGSEQEAGAGGGGGGGARGAGSGAVGSGRCGAGAPHGPGPAMRALGRLLVLLLLVLLVLVVLVAAGGRGAPRDTLACSQGLACRLLDTDMLCGMEPPGPGLGLALARLRLEPALRCTGPAACSPCLEVRLRLALPPGTGTGTGEPRRPAPSSIPGAEDGGEGGRRSPMDGAASSQPNVTGLLLLSGHAYAFSRCVAVEVQAPLAPTLLGRPLGWVTFRCFEAPLGSELHVTAYTNSRSRRRLSQWQRVPDCSWPAAQAAVPQCQVPRLQVSPGPKEVVVEVQGAAAVHSYTLRLYHNQSHSAGGLGRAVTASGPMNYSVPADEVLPCLCVQVWLETQDPPRATLCPFSHDAEAWERLWARSRLVLHAGEQALACSLSAPCDVPAELVPCWQPEPAGPCQALPGLQQPAVGQGPQEFGGLQPHPNLCVQVWSGGQVRLTQCLRDRALPGRADDLLLLERGEHGGNASLCAVERGACTPLSSFTSTGAGLPGLLEQELWRDVAVGECRQVWHPENGTGVTLWACPLHKYLRTRWALAWMGVLLGAACLLLLLLLKKEDVKGWLKSLRADYGSEGPLRGRRALLVHAAEPVAERAACALTAALHPLGLAVAVAPGGGSGVAAWGPLPWLHAQHRRALRDGDTVILLLSPAAAAAARWWDTRAGAVPGAGATESGPGPRHGTGPHDVPTVAPCEVFAAALSCAVPALAAGNGRYVVARLEALVPAVPPALRAAPAFALPSETGGFLRALAGPGRRQGRWPEPYVAAVAEGLRRALGE; from the exons ATGGGGCCCGCCCCGGTCCCCGCGGGGCCCCGAGCCCTCCCGGCCGtgccgggccgcggggcccgTCCGCGGGTcggagcgggagcggggaggcCCCACCCCGGGGCGGTCGCCGGCGCCGCGCTAGGACCCGGGTGTCCGGGATCGGAGCAGGAagcgggagccggcggcggcggcggcggtggggcccgtggagccgggagcggggccgtcGGGAGTGGACGGTGTGGGGCCGGggcgccccacggccccggccccgccatgcGCGCACTGGggcggctgctggtgctgctgctgctggtgctgctggtgctggtggtgctggtggcggcgggcgggcgcggggcccccCGCGACACCCTGGCCTGCTCCCAG GGCCTCGCCTGCCGTCTCCTGG ACACCGACATGCTGTGCGGGATGGAGCCGCCGGGACCCGGCCTCGGGCTGGCCCTGGCTCGGCTGCGGCTGGAGCCGGCGCTGCGCTGCACCGGGCCCGCGGCCTGCTCGCCCTGCCTGGAGGTGCGCCTGCGCCTGGCCCTgccgcccggcaccggcaccggcaccggcgagCCTCGCCGTCCCGCGCCGTCGAGCATCCCCGGGGCAGAGGACGGCGGTGAGGGGGGTCGGCGGTCACCGATGGATGGGGCTGCCTCGTCCCAGCCCAACGTcaccgggctgctgctgctctccggGCACGCGTACGCCTTCTCCCGCTGCGTGGCCGTGGAGGTCCAGGCACCCCTGGCCCCCACGCTGCTTGGCCGACCCCTG GGCTGGGTGACCTTCCGGTGCTTCGAGGCGCCGCTGGGCTCTGAGCTCCACGTCACGGCGTACACCAACTCGCGCAGCCGCCGGAGGCTGAGCCAGTGGCAGCGGGTGCCAG ACTGCTCGTGGCCCGCGGCACAAGCTGCTGTCCCCCAGTGCCAAG TGCCCAGGCTGCAGGTCTCCCCGGGGCCGAAGGAGGTGGTCGTGGAGGTGCAGGGGGCCGCGGCGGTGCACAGCTACACCCTCCGGCTCTACCACAACCAGAGCCACAGCGCCGGAGGGTTGGGGCGCGCGGTGACCGCA AGCGGCCCCATGAACTACAGCGTGCCGGCCGACGAGGTGCTGCCCTGCCTCTGCGTGCAG GTCTGGCTGGAGACCCAGGACCCGCCACGGGCCACCCTGTGCCCCTTCTCCCACG ACGCGGAGGCCTGGGAGCGGCTGTGGGCGCGCAGCCGGCTGGTCCTGCACGCCGGGGAGCAGGCGCTGGCCTGCTCCCTCTCGGCCCCCTGCGATGTCCCGGCCGAGCTGGTGCCGTGCTGGCAGCCGGAGCCTGCCGGGCCCTGCCAAGCCCTGCCCGGCCTGCAGCAGCCCGCCGTGGGGCAG GGaccccaggagtttggggggctgcagccgcACCCCAACCTCTGCGTGCAG GTGTGGAGCGGTGGGCAGGTCCGGCTGACCCAGTGCCTGCGGGACC GAGCGCTGCCCGGCCGCGCCGATgacctcctgctgctggagcgTGGGGAGCATGGGGGGAACGCCTCGCTGTGCGCCGTCGAGCGGGGCGCCTGCACGCCCCTCTCCAGCTTCACCAGCACG GGAGCCGGGCTCCCCGGGCTGCTGGAGCAAGAGCTGTGGCGGGACGTGGCAGTGGGGGAGTGCAGGCAG gtCTGGCACCCTGAGAACGGCACCGGAGTGACGCTCTGGGCCTGTCCCCTGCACAAAT ACCTGCGCACCCGCTGGGCACTGGCGTGgatgggggtgctgctgggggctgcctgcctcctgctcctgctgctgctgaagaaggaGGACGTGAAAG GCTGGCTGAAGTCCCTGAGGGCTGACTACGGCTCCGAGG GCCCGCTGCGAGGCCGGCGGGCGCTGCTGGTGCACGCGGCGGAGCCGGTGGCAGAGCGGGCAGCGTGCGCCTTGACGGCGGCCCTGCACCCGCTGGGGCTGGCGGTGGCAGTGGCACCGGGAGGTGGCAGCGGGGTAGCGGCGTGGGGGCCACTGCCCTGGCTGCACGCCCAGCATCGGCGGGCGCTGCGTGACGGCGACACCGtcatcctcctcctttccccgGCGGCTGCGGCTGCCGCACGCTGGTGGGACACCAGGGCCGGTgccgtgccgggggccggggccacTGAAAgtggccccggcccccggcacggcACCGGCCCCCACGATGTCCCCACTGTAGCACCCTGCGAGGTGTTCGCGGCAGCTCTGTCCTGTGCCGTGCCGGCGCTGGCGGCAGGCAACGGGCGCTACGTGGTGGCCCGGCTAGAGGCCTTGGTGCCGGCAGTGCCACCAGCGCTACGGGCAGCCCCTGCCTTCGCTCTGCCCAGCGAGACGGGGGGGTTCCTGCGGGCGCTGGCGGGACCGGGTCGACGGCAGGGCCGGTGGCCGGAGCCGTACGTGGCGGCAGTGGCCGAAGGGCTGCGGCGAGCGTTGGGGGAATAA